In the Drosophila teissieri strain GT53w chromosome 3R, Prin_Dtei_1.1, whole genome shotgun sequence genome, CTAGCACGGAAGGCCAACACGGTGGTAGTGTCGGTTCCACCCCTGGTGAAGAAGTCCAGCAAGAGCCGCTCGTTCCACTTCCGCTATCTGGAGCTGTGCCGGGCCAAGAACCTGACGCCGGTGCCGGACATCCGCAGCAAGTCGAATGCGACCACCACCTTTCTGGAGCTGTGCGGCGATAAGCTGGCGGTCAGCGATTGGCAGCTCCTGACCGAGGCACTCCACTATGACCTCGTGCTCCAGCATCTGGTGGTGCGCCTGCGTCGCACATATCCACAAAGTAGGTGATCTGTGGTGATCAGCATGGGTATAAAGTGTGAATGATACCTTTTCCTTTATTCCTTTTCTTCGGCAGCCAACATTGACCCCATTGACACAGAGAAACGTGCCCGTCTGTTTCGGCAGCGACCAGTGATCTACACCCGATTTATATTCAACAGTTTGGTCCAGGCGATTGCCAACTGTGTTTCGAGCAACAAAAATCTAAGTGTGTTGAAGCTGGAGGGATTGCCATTGCAGGATGGCTACATCGAGACCATTGCCAAGGTGGGTTGAGAAGTCTGGCAGTCGAGATCAGTACACATGTATCCATTCACAGGCACTGGCCGACAACGAATGCCTCGAAACAGTGAGTTTTCGTAAATCCAACATTGGTGATAAGGGCTGCGAGGTCGTATGCAACACCGCCAAATACCTGAATCGCATCGAAATGTTTGACGTCTCTGAATGCGGACTCACTGCCAAGGGAGCCGAGCACGTGGCCGACATGCTCAAGGTAATCCCCTAATCCCTTTAAATCCATCCTTCCAAAAATGTATCCCGGCGATTTCAATGGCTTACGatgcatatttttattatcCTCAATGATGGTGCTACAAAGCTTGGCTCATACAAACATAACATGATGTATATTCAGTTAAAGACCGGCCTAGTTAACCCAAATGTGTTTTGTACCCCAGATGCAAAAGATCACCCGATTCACGGAGGGCTGGGAGAAGTCTCTCCGCTACCGCAGCGTGGATATGAACACGATTGGCGGACTGCGCACGGTTCTATTGGCTGACAATCCGGCGATTGGCGACGAGGGCATCCGATGGATCACCGAGGTGCTGAAGGAGGATGCGTGGATAAAGAGTAAGTGGAGTCCGAGTAGTGCGATCCATACAGATCAAATACCCCACAGAAATCGACATGGAGGGCTGCGGCCTGACGGACATCGGAGCCAATCTGATTCTCGATTGCCTGGAGCTGAACACGGCCATCACGGATTTCAGTGTGCGAAACAACGAAGGAATCAGTAAGTTCCTGCAGCGGAGTATCCGTGATCGCCTGGGCTCTTCACCAGAGGAGAAACAGGAGCCGGAATATGACCTTAGCTGCGTCAACGGGCTGCAGAGCCTGCCGAAGAACAAGAAGGTCACCGTCTCCCAACTGCTGTCCCACACCAAAGCCTTGGAGGAGCAGCTCTCCTTCGAGCGAACGTTGCGCAAGAAGGCCGAGAAGCTGAACGAGAAGCTTAGCCACCAACTCATGAGATCCGACTCCAACCACATGGTTCAAGAGAAGGTCATGGAGGGGGGATCACAAACGAACACTTCCAGGGAATATGTGGCGCGGAATGAGGTCATGCCAGAAGTCATCAAGAAGTGGGCTAGCTCAATTCTTAAATCGAAGCCAATCTAATGGAATTTCTTTACAGTTCCCAGAGTTACCGACAGTCGCACTTCAACCGGCTGGTCAACAGTGCGGTCACCAGTCCAGAAGTCACACCCCGCAGCGAGATGGCCACACTgcgcaaggagcagcagctgctccggcAAGCCTCCCCCATGCAGATCAAGCATCCTTctttggagcagcagctgagAAATCTGCGCGAGGTGCAGGAAGAGGTAGAGgtggaggatgaggaggaggatgagcaGCAACCGGAGCAAAGTCAATCCGATTCGGAGCCGCAGaacgaggagcagctgcactACGAACAGCAGATGCAGGTTCAACGCAAACAGCTCCAGGTGCGCAAGGTTCGCAGTGAGATAAAGTATGCGGAAAACAATCCCAAGGAGGCAGCCAACAAGAATCGCGAGTCCAAGTCGGATCACGAGTTTGCCAACGAGAGAGATGTGAGTATCTCAAAGTCTATACAATTACCAGTATTACTAATTTATTCACCTGTTCGAAAACCCATCTGTCCCCAGTTCAAACTTAATCCCTCTGTGCAATTTGAGACGGACATTGGCGACCATGTGATGGTGAATCCTGGCCAGCGATACGAGGGCGGAGGTGATACGGGCTATGGCTACAACTACGAGCATGAGCAGCCAGTCAAGCGAGGCTACGAGAAAGGCTAtgtggtgggcgtgggtgACGGATCCCATAGGAGGCAGAGACCGTCTCACCTGGTCGAGGCTTTGGTCCAAAAACGTGGCGCAGGCGTTGGTGATGGACATGTGGCGCAGTTCGTCAGCAAACTGGAGCGTCAAGCGAACGCTGGTAAAACGGGGAAAAAGCGCCTTAAACCTCGGCCTGAAGACGATCTTCAGGTTCCAGTCGGCGACATGAACATGGAGTCGTATATGTCCCGCTACGAAGAATTCTCCTCAACGGACGTTACGCTGGAGAACTCCGACTACGAGACGGAGGCCACGGAATCCACGTTACGCAGTAACTCGAAATACTCCTCCATGCATGTGTTTGTGCGGCGCAAGCAATCGGAATCCATGTCGCTGACAGAAGAGGCTGGTGACGGAGAtgccggcggcggtggagtGCCGGGCGATAGCGGCGACGAAAAGGTCATATCCCCGGGAGAAGTCTACAGGTCCCTGCAGCTCCAGAAGCAGCGGGAACAGAGCGCCTAGGGGCCGCAACTTTAGGTTCTTCCATTCAAAATCCAAGCAGCCATTCGCAGCCGGAGCAGCGACACCTCTGCTGGCTCCTCCGCCGAGCAGTACAAGCCaagcaacaccaccaccacaaagCAGCCAACTCGATTCGATGGAATCCACACTGGGAGAGCTAAATTTGCAGTCGTACTCCCGGGCAGTACCAGTTCAAAAAGGAACCTTCTCCTCTTTGCACGTCCTGCCCTCTGCGAATTCAAGCTGCaccaaaaatgtacaaaaatatacattggTCTTACTGATTTCCATTAAAGATTTGTTATTTGTGTGCTCCCTACGTCAACTTGTTGGACCTTATTTTTGGAGGACTATTGATTAACCGCCAAGTGAAGATGCACATATGATCTTGAGCTGTCTACGTGATatcttttgatttatttagtCCGTATATTTGTggaattataaaatatttgcgaTCGGTTAAGTTTGCGTTGAATACTACTGATTAAGATTCAATTGGATCAAGTAATTTGAATGTAGTTAAGTTAACCCCTTGGTTATTTATCAAGTGGGGGCTACACGGCGTGCTTAACCGCCAAAACCGTAGAGGGTGCGTCCCTGGCGCTTGAGGGCGTAAACCACGTCCATGGCGGTCACGGTCTTGCGCTTGGCGTGCTCGGTGTAGGTGACAGCGTCACGGATAACGTTCTCAAGGAATACCTGTGAATTTTCGCACGAATTAACCGGTTTTTCATCGCTTTAACTCCTCTTTCCACAAAACTTACCTTGAGCACTCCGCGAGTTTCCTCGTAAATCAAGCCAGAGATACGCTTTACACCGCCACGACGGGCCAAGCGGCGAATAGCAGGCTTGGTGATACCCTGGATGTTATCACGAAGCACCTTACGATGACGCTTGGCGCCCCCCTTTCCCAATCCTTTGCCTCCCTTTCCGCGTCCAGTCATCTTTTAGTTGCTTGCTTTGCTTTGTGAAATTGGCTGGAAAGAAGAGAAGACGCAATAAACTGTAAAGCGACGCCATGTTTGGTGGGGGTGAAAAGTAACAGGTAATTTAACAGGTGATATCTGTTATTAACGAGTGCGTTTCAATGCAAAAGTAtggcttttgtttattgtttcatatttttgcacaaaaaaacagtgtttttttgttgttctgcctattatttacttaatttgctcagcagcagcactcacCTCAAGAAAAATCCAGAAAATTGTTAGTGAGCGTGACCAGACTTCACACACCTCAAAATACCTGCCGCGCAATACTCATAGCTAGTATTTTAGTTGTCTTTCAACCAGCCCTGGTCAGTTCAGGTTATCGGCTATCGGCCATCGCTATCGCCGCCCCGTCGCGACAAAAAAAGATTTAATCGAACCGAAAGACGTGCTCGCATAAAAATCGCTTGAAAACAGGCTCGCAGACCTGTGAAAATCGGAAAAGTGCAGCGCGAAAACACTTTTTCAACAGTGGCGCTCTAACTTACGATCGAGTCGCGGCGAAAAGTCGAGCATAATCCGCGGAAATGCGCATGCAAGCGGCGTGTGGCCAGCAAAATCGCTGCCAAggcaccgcacacacactcggccacccacacatacacacttaAAAAAGTGCGAAGACAACAGGAACTCTGtgccaaaataataataccaGTACCCAGTACTCCACTCCACCTGTCCCCCAACTCATCTAAATATTCGCGTTACGTATACGCGACGAGTGCTGTAAACAAGTTGGCCTAGGCGATAACAATGTCCAAATACGATCTGCTTTATCTAACGGCGCAGCTAACGCTGGGTATGTATTGCactgcgagtgtgtgggtgcATACTTATTGGCGCCTTAATTCCTAGTCGCTctgctatatatacataatactatactatattttGTCTTTGCTTCCCGACTTTCCGCTGTAATATAAGCCGACTTCGATTTATAACCACTCGTGCCTGTTATTTGATGCATTCAGCGTAATGCCATTACTTTATTAATATCACATGGCGCCCGAAGCGTATTGGGTGTATTAGTTTTGTGATTGCTTTGTCCACTGTTATTTTCCGTTTATCTCGTGGTTGTCAAAATATATAACCAACAATATTATTAAAGTGTAGTTAAAACTCGAAAGATTTATTAACAATAGATATTAATCAAAGTGCATACTAGGTATTAATCGATCGGATGCCTAATTCCCAATCTTGATCCATGTGTGTGTACGCGGAGCATTTCTTTGAATGGATTTTGCTGCATTAGGAACTTGTTGTATGGCAGGTTCTGGTTTCTCCCACCCTTCTGCTCCACCGctcgccctctctttcgctcgcgatacctccctctctctctttctctggcGCAGTGCGCTCTCTtccctgttgctgctgttgttgttgtttctgctgctgctgtttcctTTTTCCGCACAAGCGCCACTTTAAACCCATCCCTTTCTGTGTGCATAATGTGCCTGCTTATGTATCTACTTTACTATAAAGCATGCACGCttacgaacacacacacatagccaGCGATCCGATTACCTAAAGGACAGTGGGACAAAAGCTGTGGCAAAGGATCAAATGCACTTTGCTCATCCAGTGGTCAAGGATTATTAATAAACGTATCGTAGAATAAAACCACTTGTATTCGCTACAAGATACGTTTTCAAAGTTTGATGTTGATGTTCAAGGATATGTTTTATCGCTTTGTGAAGCTGACTTCTATAGCAATaaatcgaataaaaatatatatatttttattaaaccTTTAAGAAGTTCATTATCAGTTAAAACCTCTCATCAGGCCCACTGTGCACTGCATATCCGTGCATTGGGGCCATGCCCACTCAAAGGATGGTGTGTGGCCAGTGGGGCTAATTCCGTGCCCAAATGGGGTGGCTTTCAATGGCAGAGGCCCCAGCTTAGGACGCTactcctgctgctgggcatGCGATATGTGTACAAAGGATAGCGCCCGCAAAGAGCTCGCCCAGCGCCCTCCATTTTAGCCGTATTCCCCAAATAGGCTCGACTTCTTTATTTGCCCACCCTTTGAGCACTTCCAACCGATAATTCCATTAACTTTGATCTTTTACTAGGTTTATGCATAGGACAGTATTGTGATTAACTTTTTGCAGGGCTTTACTCATAGGAGAGATCATTTGTTTCAGGACTTGCAAATGCTAATACTTTTAATATTGGTATTTTGTTCAGagcttgttttatttgactGCCATAATCTTAAGAGAATATTAATCTATATTTCCATTGCACCCATTTAGTCTGCTGCCTAATTGGAATCCACGGATCAATCCTGCCCGGAGGACACGGGATCATAGAATGCGAGCACTTTGACGAGAAGATGTGCAACACAACCCAGGGATGTGTAACGCGGATAGAGCACTGTAAGGTGGAGGCGGATAAGTTTCCCAGCTGCTATGTCCTTTGGACGGTCAACGAGACAACGGGTGAGCCGGGCAGAAGATAAGGCTTTTGCAGGCATACTGATTGATTTGGATTCTTGTCTTCCGTTCCCTTAGGCGCACTGCGTATCAAGATGAAGGGCTGCTTCACGGACATGCACGAGTGCAATCAGACGGAGTGCGTGACCAGTGCGGAGCCACGGCAGGGAAACCTCAactactgctgctgcaagGGATCCCGCTGCAATTCCAACCATAAATATATCAAAAGCACCACAGAGGCAACCACACAAGGTGGGTTTGAATCCGGATTCAGATTCGGTTTAtcgtttgctgctgctggggattTGTCTTTGGAGTGTTTACCccaattttgttatttttccgtttgcgtatatttttttgtttgtttttgttatttcgtttttttattGCATCTTCAAGTTGCAAAAAGAGGGCGTAGGCTTCGCCTACAAAATCCCACTCCTGCCATCCGAGGCAGCGTTTTTCGTGTTAACGAACTCTTGACGCGAAGTGGCGCCCGCTCCCCCATCATTTGCTGCATCCCCAGCCTCCAGCAACCCCTTTTGGAGCCGCATGTGTTGCAATTTCTGCCCTCCTGTGCACGTTCGCTggttcgtttttatttttatagtaaGGTACTTCTTAAGCGCTCGGGTATAATGCCTTTGCTTTGAAGGATGTAACGGAAAGGGGCAGTTATTTGGTAGAAATCCAGTTTGAATCACTTTTCGCTTATAAAGGCTCCTGATTAAAATAGAGTTTATTACTAGATTACTCTACAGTATTTAAGTCAATTTAAATGGCGTGCAGCCTTAACGTACAACAACGGAATAGAGTATCTGTTATCTAATACCAAGTATAGCAGAGTCGAGTGACTTCGTTTTAGCAtcctttcttgtttttatttttggggtgttgctgctgcctttgaCTTCGAAGCCCTGCGCTGCTAGGGCGTCTTTTGTGCCCTgctctttgttgttttgttcttGGGCCTAGCTCGCTTTTATCTCGAAACAAAATGAGGGGAAAAAGAGATGCGAAATTGGGGGCGAACtttcgttttttggttttcgttttgccTTTCAAAGCAACcccagcagctgcaggtgcATGCCGCCACTCGAGATGTTGTTCACCTGTGGCAAGGCAGCGTTTAAAGCCCTCTTTAATGTTCGTTCCCGTGTGTGTCCTTGTATCGTTGCAGTGCCCAAGGAGAAGACGCAGGATGGCAGCAATTTGATATACATCTACATTGGCACCTCCGTCTTCAGCGTGCTCATGGTCATCGTTGGCATGGGCCTTCTTCTCTACCGCCGCCGCAAGCAGGCGCACTTTTACGAGATTCCAACGGTACGTACTCGTATCTCTGTGATGTTGCCGcgaatacaaattttaattatgccacATTAAATCATTTAGAACGAGGCTGAGATCACCAACTCCTCGCCATTGCTGAGCAACCGTCCCATTCAGCTGCTGGAACAGAAGGCCTGTGGTAGATTCGGTGATGTGTGGCAAGCCAAGCTCAACAATCAAGATGTGGCCGTCAAGATCTTTCGCATGCAGGAAAAAGAATCATGGACCACGGAGCACGATATCTACAAGCTGCCGCGCATGCGCCACCCGAACATCCTCGAGTTCCTGGGCGTAGAGAAGCACATGGACAAGCCGGAGTATTGGCTGATATCCACCTACCAGCATAACGGATCGCTGTGCGACTACCTCAAATCGCACACAGTTACGTGGCCAGAGCTGTGCCGCATCGCCGAGTCCATGGCCAATGGACTGGCACATCTGCACGAGGAGATCCCCGCCTCAAAGACCGATGGGCTAAAGCCATCGATAGCTCATCGAGACTTCAAGTCCAAGAATGTGCTGCTTAAAAGCGATCTGACCGCCTGTATTGCTGACTTTGGGTTGGCCATGATATTCCAGCCGGGCAAGCCCTGCGGCGATACACACGGTCAAGTAGGCACTCGTCGTTATATGGCCCCTGAGGTGCTTGAGGGTGCCATCAATTTCAATAGGGACGCTTTCTTACGTATAGACGTATACGCGTGCGGCTTAGTCCTCTGGGAAATGGTGTCACGGTGTGACTTTGCCGGACCCGTCGGCGAGTTCCAGCTGCCTTTTGAGGCCGAACTGGGCCAGAGGCCGACGCTGGACGAAGTTCAGGAGAGCGTGGTAATGAAGAAGCTGCGTCCTCGTCTGCTCAACTCCTGGCGCGCTCATCCGGTGAGTGTGACTTAAGATAATGCTTTTAGATCAAGAAAATAACTTGTAACTCTTTTACAGGGACTTAATGTATTCTGCGACACAATGGAGGAGTGCTGGGATCACGACGCCGAGGCCCGTCTCAGCTCTTCGTGCGTGATGGAGCGCTTTGCGCAGCTAAACAAGTACCCCTCAACCCAGTTGCTGATTAAGAACCACACCAACATTGACGACGCCAAGGAATCTACGAATTGCTTATAGAAGCGGTACTAAGCCACAGACCAGCCAACGGCTCTGTGGCTCTGGAACAAATCAGTTGAAGCTTTTTGCTTAGTAGTGGACAGTTGATCGGCGTTGTCGTAAGAAGTTTCGTTTGTAGTTTAATAGTTTGTAGTACCATCATCAGCAGCTATAGGGTGGGTTGATTTATAAGAAAGAAGTCGTTTAAAGAGCtacttttcctttttaaatcATAAATCTACCCATTTGATGTTAACCCGCGATCTTAAATCTCTTGGAAAAGAGTGGAAACATACACTAAGCAACGTTGAACAAAGAGCATTAGAAGTGGCGCTATGTGCATAGACGTGGTAGTTACTCATCCGACATTGACTTCATTGACTGATAACCATACATAGTTCTATATAAATCATGCATATAACGTACAATTTGTTTTGCCCTCTGGCAGTAGTCTGTGTGCATATGTAAGCTGTTGAAAATTATCAAGCCTTTTAAAgtataatattatttgtacGTTATCGAATGCCTTCATATAGTAGTAgctttatatttaaagttaatttcactatatattaaataattttagtttACTTTTTAGTTGTAACGTTTTTATTTCGCGCTCAAACGTGCATTCGTTTTAAtgttgtattttaaataaaaatacttttaactCCATCCTAACCATctgattttatattattttgtctgttttatttataattttaactattatttttaaaacgtaGTGCCAACGACCCTCAGAAATCGCGTAAGCATAATAAATGTGTAATTATGTAATTGTATTCTAATTCTACTGGACAGTACAAGCAACACCTGAAGTTTTCAAAGGAAAGTTTCTTTTTAACAAGAATCTAACTTAAGCGCatacacataaaatataaactatactctttatatacacacaacacacacgtATAGGCATAGACATACGGAACACATGCAGTCTAGCAGGTTTATATGAAGCACACGCTGCGATTCATCGCCAGCATTAATTCTAAAAATCAAAGTTAATATTCAAACGAAAAGGTATGCACACACTGTAAGAAAGTTAGAGCTAAACACAATGAGTAAGTATGTTAAACATTGTTAAACGGATAGTCTTATAATGTCTTATAATGTTAGCCAAACCAGATGTATGTCGATCGATAGTTGTTTAAGAGAGTCTTGGCAAAATGTATTATCTTTCGGGttatttgaaacttttttGCGCATCAATGGCTAAGCATCTGAAATACTTCTGGATTATCAGTTAAGATATCAACTAAACACGATACACAACacagaacaaaacaaaacaaacaaagcttCATTACCTGATTTTTTTGAGCAACTTACAACAAAAATAGTTTATtacgcaaaaacaaaacaaaacaaaacaacataATCTTAAAAATAGAACGAATTTTGTTATgctgtatttaatttatatagtTTCCATTGGTGCTGAAACATCATTACGACGAAAACAATGATAATGAAGATAATAAGAAACGGATTCAAAAACAAGCAGTATTTAAAGAGCGAagaagaaatgaaatatttaatcaaagtAGTTTGTTACATATCAGATTGCTAAATGGGATCGTggattataatattaatagattATTTCAAAACGATGAGCAGAGAAATTTTTATAGCATTATACAAGGCAATAAGAAGCCAACAGCaattttggtatattttttaaagcatttcataagtaaaagaaaaacgagtttataaacaaaaaattcataaaaaaatctttttaaaacACCCCATTTTCAAATACCATCAGCAACGTTTTATAAAAACCAATATGCGAAAAACATATACGAGATGATAGCAAGTCATGTTAAGAAGTTTACGATTATAAAAAAAGATCTTTGATAATAAcggatttaaaataaaaacgcaacTGTTTA is a window encoding:
- the LOC122621787 gene encoding histone H4 is translated as MTGRGKGGKGLGKGGAKRHRKVLRDNIQGITKPAIRRLARRGGVKRISGLIYEETRGVLKVFLENVIRDAVTYTEHAKRKTVTAMDVVYALKRQGRTLYGFGG
- the LOC122621785 gene encoding protein Cep78 homolog produces the protein MSAARVTMMRKGHSGELARKANTVVVSVPPLVKKSSKSRSFHFRYLELCRAKNLTPVPDIRSKSNATTTFLELCGDKLAVSDWQLLTEALHYDLVLQHLVVRLRRTYPQTNIDPIDTEKRARLFRQRPVIYTRFIFNSLVQAIANCVSSNKNLSVLKLEGLPLQDGYIETIAKALADNECLETVSFRKSNIGDKGCEVVCNTAKYLNRIEMFDVSECGLTAKGAEHVADMLKMQKITRFTEGWEKSLRYRSVDMNTIGGLRTVLLADNPAIGDEGIRWITEVLKEDAWIKKIDMEGCGLTDIGANLILDCLELNTAITDFSVRNNEGISKFLQRSIRDRLGSSPEEKQEPEYDLSCVNGLQSLPKNKKVTVSQLLSHTKALEEQLSFERTLRKKAEKLNEKLSHQLMRSDSNHMVQEKVMEGGSQTNTSREYVARNEVMPEVIKNSQSYRQSHFNRLVNSAVTSPEVTPRSEMATLRKEQQLLRQASPMQIKHPSLEQQLRNLREVQEEVEVEDEEEDEQQPEQSQSDSEPQNEEQLHYEQQMQVQRKQLQVRKVRSEIKYAENNPKEAANKNRESKSDHEFANERDFKLNPSVQFETDIGDHVMVNPGQRYEGGGDTGYGYNYEHEQPVKRGYEKGYVVGVGDGSHRRQRPSHLVEALVQKRGAGVGDGHVAQFVSKLERQANAGKTGKKRLKPRPEDDLQVPVGDMNMESYMSRYEEFSSTDVTLENSDYETEATESTLRSNSKYSSMHVFVRRKQSESMSLTEEAGDGDAGGGGVPGDSGDEKVISPGEVYRSLQLQKQREQSA
- the LOC122621786 gene encoding activin receptor type-2B; translated protein: MSKYDLLYLTAQLTLVCCLIGIHGSILPGGHGIIECEHFDEKMCNTTQGCVTRIEHCKVEADKFPSCYVLWTVNETTGALRIKMKGCFTDMHECNQTECVTSAEPRQGNLNYCCCKGSRCNSNHKYIKSTTEATTQVPKEKTQDGSNLIYIYIGTSVFSVLMVIVGMGLLLYRRRKQAHFYEIPTNEAEITNSSPLLSNRPIQLLEQKACGRFGDVWQAKLNNQDVAVKIFRMQEKESWTTEHDIYKLPRMRHPNILEFLGVEKHMDKPEYWLISTYQHNGSLCDYLKSHTVTWPELCRIAESMANGLAHLHEEIPASKTDGLKPSIAHRDFKSKNVLLKSDLTACIADFGLAMIFQPGKPCGDTHGQVGTRRYMAPEVLEGAINFNRDAFLRIDVYACGLVLWEMVSRCDFAGPVGEFQLPFEAELGQRPTLDEVQESVVMKKLRPRLLNSWRAHPGLNVFCDTMEECWDHDAEARLSSSCVMERFAQLNKYPSTQLLIKNHTNIDDAKESTNCL